The DNA sequence CCGCCTCCCGCCTCCCGCCTCCCGCCCGCGCGGCTCAACCGACCGGCATCACATTATCTCGCGGAATGCGTCCTAACCTTTACGGTGCACGCGGTCCAGCTCGAAAAGGAGCATGGAGCGGAGCGGCTCTTCGAGGTGAAGGTCATCCGGATCGTTGGTGCTGATCGCAGGGGTTGCCGGTCTCCACATCTGTTCCAACTAAATAGCGCAATGGTAAGATAAGCCAGGCGTTATCTCGTTGCGAACCGCTGACCGGGAAGCCGAATGGCCGCAGAGCCGGAAACGAAGGAGCAGACCGCCCGGCTTGGAGAGACCCAGACATTCCTGCGCGAGATGATCTCTCTCCTGCAGCCGGATGTGCGAACTCGTGGCCCCGGTCGGCCACAGGTGCTGCCCTCGCTCTGCCTGTGGGCAGGTCTTCTCGTCTGCGTGCTGAACGGGTTCAGCAGCCAGTCGGCGTTGTGGCGCCTGATCAGCCTGCAAGGACTGTGGGACTATCCCCGCTTCGCGGTCACCGACCAGGCGGTGCGCAACCGGCTTGCCTCGGCGGGCGAAGCGATGCAGCGGCTCTTCGCCCAAATCACGGCCGTGCTGGTGGAGCGGCTGGCTCCGTACGCACAGCCCCTGGCACCCTGGGCTGCGTCCGTGGTGGCGCTGGACTGCACAACGCTCGACCCCGTGCTGCGCAAGCTGCCGGTGCTGCGCGAGGTGCCGCGAGGCAGCGACGCGCTGCTGCCGGGCAAGCTGGCCGGGCTCTTCGACCTGCGCCTTCAGGTGTGGCGGAAGATCGCCTTCACCGATGAGGCGCGCGAGAACGAGAAGGTCAGCGCCCGCGCGATGGTCTCTGAGCTGCCCCGGGGCAGCCTGGTGCTGGCGGACCTGGGATACTTCGGCTTCGCCTGGTTCGACGACCTGACGGCGGCGGGGCATCATTGGATCAGCCGGCAGCGGAAGAAGACGAGCGTGGAGGTCCGTCACGTCTTCTTCGAGTCGGCGCACGTGACGGACGCGCTGGTCTGGCTGGGCAAGTACCGGGCGGACCAGGCCCGGTATCCTGTGCGTCTGGTGCGCATCCGCGTTGGACGCGAGGAATGGGAGTACCTCACCAACCTGCTCGATCCCAAGCTGCTGCCGGTTGCAGAGATCGCACGGCTGTACGCGCGGCGCTGGGACATCGAGATGGCCATCAAGCTGGTCAAGCGCGAGCTAGGGCTGCACCTGCTCTGGAGCGCGAAGACGGAGGTGATCCTGGCGCAGGTGTGGGCGGTGCTCTGCATCGCGCAGATCCTCCAGGCGCTACGGCAGGAGGTCGCCGGGCGTGCCGGAGTCGATGCCTTCGACGTCTCGATGTCGCTGCTGCTTAGTTGTTGGAGCGGAGGCCTACCGGGCCGGAGCGATAGTGCCGTCTTCCGCCCGCGCGATCAGCTTGTCGTTCACGTAGACGCTGAGAGTGGTCTCCATCGCCTGGAACCGCACGCGCTTGGTGACGCCCGTTGGGAACGGGATGTCGTCCGTCCAGTCGAGCCGTGTCTGCTCTCCGTTGAGGCCCGGTAAATCTCGATGTCCGCCCACCCGTAGCGCGTGTCGTCACCGATGGCCGCCATGTAGTAATTTCCGTCGTCTGCGCACGAAGCACCAGCCCGCCGTCGTTCGAGCGGTCGGTCCCGTCTCTACCCGGCCGTCCGCGACGGTCACGCCGTTGCGGACGGCCAGGCTCTGCCGCGCCGTCATGTCGGCGGCGAGATGACGGTCCTGGATGGACCACGCGCGGGGAGTTGTCGTACAGCGTGAAGTTCGCCAGCCCTCCCAGGCCGAACTGATCGGTGCCGCTCGGCGGCATGGAGGCGGTGTCCGTGCCCGGCTCATCGACCGCCGCGGCGAGGTTCCGAGCGAAGCTCTGGACCCCATTCGCCGCTTGTCCTAGCGCCCGCGGATCGTGCCCGGTTCGGCAGGCTGCGGATGCAGCGGTGACGACGCCCGCGGCGATTCCGGCCAGCCATCGAGCCCGGCTGCGGCGAGTCCGGCGTGCTGGGCCCTCCGTACTCTCTCGTCCGATTGTGGGAAAGCTGCCAGGCGATTCGGATCGCATTGGACCGCTCCGAACTCCGCTTGGCGAACGTAGATCGTCTGACGCCCCCCAGTCGCACACGTGACGTGCGACGCGCGTCAATGTGGGATGCGGAAGGTGGTTTCAGCTTATGACGGAGGGAAGGGCGGTGGCCGCTGAATGCGCAGCCAGTCCTCACGGAATCCGGGTAGATCGGCTTGCCTTCGCGGAGTTTCGCCGAAGCGGTTCGGACATCGGTAGCAGCCCACGGAGCTGGACTTCGTGCCGTCGTAGCCCGCGGCTTTAGCCGCCAGGGCTATGCTAGCCGCACCGATTCTCCGATTCCGTCCTCACTTCTCCAGGTCGCACCAGCGGACGAGGTCGGCGAGGGGGGGGCGGCCATCGTGGTGCCAGTGCGGCGGCGGCCAGGCCATGCGGCCGAGCGGCACGACGCGGCTCGCGCCCAGGCGCCCCAGCTCTCCCGCGAGGGTGCGCGTGCGCTCGGGAGATGCGGCGAGGCCGACGCTCTGGAGCACGGAGCCGAACGGCGCCACGTGCGCCGCGACCTCCGCCAGGTCGGCGACCGGCTTCACGCGCACGACGCGGTTGAGGCACGACGCGGCGAAGGCGGGATCCTCGTCGTAGACGACCGTCCACGCCGTGCCCTCTGCCGATGCGTGGACTTCGGTGGCGCCGCCCGCGAACTGCGCGAACTCCGCCTCGCCGCGGAGCTGGCGGATGGCGGACGCCTCGCGCGGAGCGAGGATGCCGCGCGGAAGCTCGCGCTCGGTCGCCTCCATCTCCGCAGCGAGCATGCGCGCCCACTCGCGCGGGGAGACGCCGCCGCCTTCCTCCGCGTAGAACAGGTGCGGCGACACGCATCCCTGCTGGTCGAACGTCGACGCATCCAGCGCGCACGCCGCGGCGGCTTCCCGCGCCGCATCTCCCGACAGCATCTCCCGGCCCACCATCCCGAACGAGATGCGGTGCCCGTAGCCGAGGAACTTCGCCCCGGCCGGCGTCCGGCCGCGGATCGACGCCACCGCGTCCGCGCCGCCGTAGACGATCACGGCGTCCGCGATCTCCAGCGCGGCGCGCTCCATCTCCTCGTCGCCGCCGGGCCAGTAGGTGACGGCCACGCACTCGCCGAGGTCCGCGTCTTCCTCCGCGAGCGCGCGGGCGAAGAGCGCGGCGAGGACGGGCTCGCCCACGGCGGTCTTGCCAAGCGTGGCGGACTTGAGCAGCAGCGTGCGGATCATGGACGTGACCGCCACGCCCGGCACGTTTCCGCTGAAGACGTGCGTGGAAAGCCGCGGCCCATACGCCCGCGCCGCGCTCGGAACGCCCGCGCGCGCCACGAACCCGTCCAGCGCGCCCGCATCCCCCAGCTCTGCGGCGAGAAGCGCGCGCAGCGGCTGCGCACGCCAGTCCGCCGCCATGCGGTCCAGCACGCGTCGAATCATGGGCGCGGAGTAGCCGGTCACCAGCGGCAGCGCGCGTTCCGCCGTCTGCCGCAGCTCGTCTCCCGCGTCCTCGAACCGCCGCGCTACCCGGTCGATCGACGCGACGATGCGCTCCACCGGCCGATTGGCGAGGTGGCGGCCGCGCGCATCCACCAGCGCCTCCACCTGGCGCCGCAGCAGGGCGGGGGAGAGGCGCGGGACGCGGATGGAGAGCGCATCCCCCCCGCGCCCGTACGGCCAGGTGGTCGTGGGGACGGGCGAGATGGCGGGCAGGTGGAACGCGTCGATCATGTAGCTTGGGTGCTGCGGGGAGGGGCCCTCACCCGGCTCGTAAAACTCGCCTGCCCTCTCCCACAAGTGGGAGAGGGCACGGCCTCCACGGCGGCTGGCAGCTCCGTGCTCTGCGATGGGCCGCCTCGCTGCCGGCAGGCTGGCGGCTCGCGCTGCGGAAGGGCGGGCCGAGCAGCGTCCGCTGGCTGAGGAAGGTCCAGACCGGTAGGGTCCGACCTGCGTGTCGGACCGTGCTGCCGCTGCGATCATGCTCGCCGTCCACCGCCATCGCAGCCGAAGCGGCGGTCGCACACGCAGGTGCGACCCTACGCGAGCATCATCGCGGTGGCACACACCCGCGCCTACGAGCATCGCCGCGGTCGCACACACAGGTGGGACCCGACGGAGCGTGGCCGTGAGGCGCCGCCTACGCTCGTTCACCCGCGGTCCCGCAAGATGCCCCGCCTGCCTGCCACCGCCCGGCGAAGCCGAAAGCGAAGCGCGTAGCGGAACTGCCGGAAACGCGAAGGAGATTCGTGCCTTCTCCCGCTTGCGGGAGAGGGCAGGCGAGTTTTACGAGCCGGGTGAGGGCCCCCCTCCCCTACAGGAAATCCCAGAACGACGGCCGCGCATCCACCACGACCTCCCACCGCCCGCCCGCGCCCATCCCCCGGTGCACGTCCAACCGCAGGATGTCGTACACCAGGCCTACGCCGGCGCCGATCGAGGCGCGCGGGCGCTGCGTCGTCTCCGCGCCCCAGGCGGAGAGCGCGGGCCGCCCCGCATCTCCCACGCCCGCCCAGCCGGCGGAGGCCATCAGCCGGCCGCGAACCCACGGGCGCAGCAGGTCGGCCGAGGCGGTGGCGCGGGCCAGCGCAAAGCGGTCGCCGCCGAAGGAGCGGAAATCGAAGCCTGGCACCGTCCCTCGTCCACTGAAACGGAAAAGCTCCTGCCGCGGCAGGTCGCCGAACGCCGCGCCGCCGGACGCTTCCATCTCCAGTGCCGCGTCGCGCGCCAGGAAGCGGCGTGTGTAGCCCAGGTCGAGGACCGGGCGGACGAAGTTCAGCGATCCGCCGGAATCGGCCCGCAGCGTCCCGCCCTCGGTCGTCAGCGAGGCGGACCAGGCGCGCGCCGTGCCCGAGGGCGAGCTGCGCGCGAGGGAGAGCGAGCCGCCCAGCATCACCCCGTCGCCGATGGCGTGCACCGGGCGGAAGTGGTCGGACCCGCCGAAGACGGAGAAGTCCGCCTCCCGGCTGGCGGACGCCTGGTCCTCCGCGCGCAGGGTGAGCCCGCCGGTGAGGCCGAAGCCGACCTTACGCTCGCCGTGCAGCTCGCCGCCGCGGGCGTAGAACAGGTCCGTGTAGTCGCGCCCGGCCAGCAGCGCCGTCAGGCTGTTCACCGCGCCGGACACGACGGGGCCGACACCCACGTCGCGCGGTGTGTTCAGGAATGCCGATCCGCCGATCCGATAGCTAGGCCGCGTCCACTGCGCGCCGGCGGAGAGCACCGGGTGCTCCGGGCCGAACGCCCAGCCGCCGTCGAACGACAGCGTCAGCCGCTCCCTGGGGTGCTCGCGCACGCCGAAGCCCACCGTCGGCCCCTCCGCGCGATTGTAGCGGAAGACCTGCGATACCGCGGGCACGTCCAGCCGCAGCGCGGGCAGGCCGCTCAGCATGCGCTGGCGGATCAGCTCCGCCGCCTGCCTGCGGATGTCGCCCAGCTCCGTGCTGGGGCCGATGCCCTCCTCGCGCAGCTCCTCGTAGATCCCCCGCTCGAACGGGAAGGCGCGGCGCTGCGGGTCGGGCACCGAGACCACCTTGGGGCCGCTGAAGGCCACCAGCGGCAGGCCCTGGTTGAAGCGGTAGTTGGAGATGCGCATCGTCCCGCGGATCACGCCGCCCGCGGGGAAGCCCAGCTCCGGAAGCTGGCGGCGGATCTCCACCTGCTGGCGGCTGGGGAGCCAGAAGCGCCCCTTCCACAGCCCGTTCTCCAGCGAGACGTTCAGGTAGTCCAGCTGCCGGTCCACGTACGCGGGCGACGTGAACGTGAACGACATGCGCACGATGTCGCCCATCCGCCGGTCCACGAACACCGAGCCGATGAACGCCGGCCGCGACGGGTCGCGCGGCCGCACCTGGATCTCGTACAGCTGCACCGCCTCGCCGCCCGGCAGGCGGATGGCCGACGAGTCCGCCAGCCGGTACTCGTACACCTGCGGGCCACCTGCCGCCGCGGGGTGCAGCACGTCGCGCACCTCGTCCCCGTCGCCGATGCGGATCAGGTCGCCGAAGTTGTCCTGCACCACGCTCAGGTGGTCCTGGTGGTACTGGATGGTCGTCGGAAGCTTCTTCTCGTCCCG is a window from the Longimicrobiaceae bacterium genome containing:
- a CDS encoding IS4 family transposase encodes the protein MAAEPETKEQTARLGETQTFLREMISLLQPDVRTRGPGRPQVLPSLCLWAGLLVCVLNGFSSQSALWRLISLQGLWDYPRFAVTDQAVRNRLASAGEAMQRLFAQITAVLVERLAPYAQPLAPWAASVVALDCTTLDPVLRKLPVLREVPRGSDALLPGKLAGLFDLRLQVWRKIAFTDEARENEKVSARAMVSELPRGSLVLADLGYFGFAWFDDLTAAGHHWISRQRKKTSVEVRHVFFESAHVTDALVWLGKYRADQARYPVRLVRIRVGREEWEYLTNLLDPKLLPVAEIARLYARRWDIEMAIKLVKRELGLHLLWSAKTEVILAQVWAVLCIAQILQALRQEVAGRAGVDAFDVSMSLLLSCWSGGLPGRSDSAVFRPRDQLVVHVDAESGLHRLEPHALGDARWERDVVRPVEPCLLSVEAR
- a CDS encoding acyl-CoA reductase — protein: MIDAFHLPAISPVPTTTWPYGRGGDALSIRVPRLSPALLRRQVEALVDARGRHLANRPVERIVASIDRVARRFEDAGDELRQTAERALPLVTGYSAPMIRRVLDRMAADWRAQPLRALLAAELGDAGALDGFVARAGVPSAARAYGPRLSTHVFSGNVPGVAVTSMIRTLLLKSATLGKTAVGEPVLAALFARALAEEDADLGECVAVTYWPGGDEEMERAALEIADAVIVYGGADAVASIRGRTPAGAKFLGYGHRISFGMVGREMLSGDAAREAAAACALDASTFDQQGCVSPHLFYAEEGGGVSPREWARMLAAEMEATERELPRGILAPREASAIRQLRGEAEFAQFAGGATEVHASAEGTAWTVVYDEDPAFAASCLNRVVRVKPVADLAEVAAHVAPFGSVLQSVGLAASPERTRTLAGELGRLGASRVVPLGRMAWPPPHWHHDGRPPLADLVRWCDLEK